One Desulfobulbaceae bacterium genomic region harbors:
- a CDS encoding class I SAM-dependent methyltransferase, which produces MAALPFLPATFDAAISFETIEHVTGDLQESFIKEIKRVLKPDGFFLISTPDKRIYSDLAHYHNEFHTKEFYRQEFHDFLSQHFTTVKFWEQSALLAYVLTDGQEDSSLKLMQNGTVEGKYIIALCSDTTLPEPELGSITLDTEDRYRRTLERVIELQDEIEEKNKHIQIVLNDIDICEKTINKQEQTLKESVINYETIISTLHEDVTKSQQQATEIEALHTECTTRLKHIESTKAWRLIQTLYRIKNRIWNRNH; this is translated from the coding sequence ATTGCTGCCCTGCCCTTCCTCCCTGCCACGTTTGACGCCGCAATCTCCTTCGAGACTATCGAACATGTCACTGGCGACCTCCAAGAATCTTTTATCAAAGAAATCAAGCGGGTACTGAAACCGGACGGGTTCTTTCTGATTTCCACACCGGACAAACGAATTTATTCCGACCTTGCCCACTATCACAACGAATTCCACACCAAGGAATTTTACCGCCAGGAATTTCACGACTTTCTCTCCCAACATTTTACAACGGTCAAATTCTGGGAGCAGTCCGCTCTGCTGGCCTATGTCCTTACAGATGGACAGGAAGACAGTTCACTCAAGTTAATGCAGAATGGGACAGTTGAAGGGAAATATATTATTGCCCTGTGCTCTGACACCACGCTGCCTGAGCCTGAATTGGGATCGATAACGCTTGACACGGAAGACCGATATCGCAGAACACTCGAACGGGTTATCGAACTGCAGGATGAGATAGAAGAAAAAAACAAACACATCCAGATCGTCTTAAACGATATCGATATTTGCGAAAAAACTATCAACAAACAGGAACAAACTTTAAAAGAAAGTGTTATTAATTATGAGACGATCATCTCTACCCTTCATGAAGATGTGACCAAAAGCCAACAACAAGCAACCGAGATAGAAGCCTTACACACTGAATGCACAACCCGCCTCAAGCATATCGAATCAACCAAGGCCTGGCGCTTAATCCAGACCTTATACCGCATAAAAAACAGGATCTGGAACCGGAACCACTAA
- a CDS encoding TolC family protein has protein sequence MGINKGSTNTIPEATCDIQIMPTTPNYDGRFELKNIDAMIEAAKARVRQAKAGSYPAVDGFAAYTLEHGSITGGSGDSWQAGVKLQYPLFDGHRTDSEVTRATAQLAELQEHRNKMELAISLEVERARLALRETEERLKVNEKTVSQAQESAGINRARFSEGVVLSSDLIAAENRLTESTIRRTVTKTTRRVAIADLRRAMGIPQFDDISEAQTTELRHCPLPEK, from the coding sequence ATGGGCATCAACAAAGGCTCAACCAACACTATTCCGGAGGCAACCTGTGATATCCAGATAATGCCGACAACCCCCAACTATGACGGTCGTTTCGAACTCAAAAATATCGATGCCATGATTGAGGCAGCCAAAGCTCGGGTTCGTCAAGCCAAGGCCGGCAGTTATCCTGCGGTCGACGGCTTTGCCGCCTATACCCTAGAACACGGTTCTATTACCGGTGGTTCAGGTGACTCATGGCAAGCCGGGGTCAAACTCCAATACCCCCTCTTTGACGGCCACCGAACCGACTCGGAAGTCACCAGGGCCACTGCCCAATTGGCAGAACTCCAGGAGCATCGAAACAAGATGGAGCTTGCTATCAGCCTGGAGGTGGAACGGGCCCGTCTCGCCTTGCGAGAGACCGAAGAGAGGCTGAAAGTTAACGAAAAGACCGTCAGCCAGGCCCAGGAGAGCGCAGGCATCAACCGAGCCCGATTCAGTGAGGGAGTAGTCCTGTCATCCGACCTGATCGCTGCAGAAAACCGCCTCACCGAATCCACGATCCGACGTACCGTGACTAAAACCACTCGCCGGGTCGCCATTGCCGATCTGCGCCGAGCCATGGGGATACCCCAGTTTGACGACATCAGCGAGGCTCAAACGACCGAACTGAGACACTGTCCTCTCCCCGAGAAATAA
- a CDS encoding efflux RND transporter periplasmic adaptor subunit: MTTSSRIIGQRLLPTLLCGVLLFAGGCKQETKHEQDTINKPATPVKVTVITATETITSMENEVVGTIEAVQRATISAKVTGTIAEMPVVLGATVKQGDLLVKLSAAEISARLAQAETAMAQAKRNLERERRLLTQNASTRETVNALEDAYQLAKSSQSEAKTMLSYITIRAPFSGLISSKLTNAGDLATVGTPLLILENTEALQAVAAVPEAQLLAIKPGDQLSVRIPASNLSATGTVAEIAPVADAISRSAVVKLDLEPSPSLRPGQFVRVILPGVSTKILLVPETAVSVFGQMERIFVIDNNTINMRLVRTGLNRDGKVEILSGLNPGEQVVVQAVNTLRDGQPARVTP, encoded by the coding sequence ATGACAACATCTTCACGAATCATTGGCCAACGTCTGCTCCCGACTCTCCTGTGCGGAGTATTGCTCTTTGCCGGGGGGTGTAAGCAGGAAACTAAACATGAGCAAGACACAATCAACAAACCGGCCACGCCAGTTAAAGTTACCGTTATTACCGCGACTGAAACCATCACCTCCATGGAGAACGAAGTAGTTGGCACGATTGAGGCTGTGCAACGAGCAACCATCTCTGCCAAGGTAACGGGAACCATTGCCGAGATGCCTGTAGTCCTTGGGGCAACAGTCAAACAAGGTGATCTCCTGGTCAAACTGAGCGCCGCTGAGATTTCAGCACGCTTGGCCCAAGCTGAAACCGCCATGGCCCAAGCCAAACGAAACCTGGAACGGGAACGACGACTGCTCACCCAAAATGCCTCAACCAGAGAAACGGTCAACGCCCTGGAAGACGCCTATCAACTTGCCAAGTCCTCCCAGTCCGAGGCCAAGACCATGCTCAGCTACATCACCATCCGCGCCCCGTTCAGCGGCCTGATCTCGAGCAAACTGACCAACGCCGGCGATCTGGCCACCGTGGGAACACCACTGCTCATCCTCGAAAACACCGAGGCGCTCCAGGCTGTGGCGGCTGTGCCAGAGGCCCAACTCTTGGCAATCAAACCGGGGGACCAGTTATCTGTGCGCATACCGGCCTCCAATCTCTCAGCTACAGGCACAGTGGCGGAGATCGCCCCGGTGGCTGATGCCATCTCCCGCTCGGCAGTGGTGAAACTCGACCTCGAGCCCTCCCCCTCCCTGCGCCCTGGCCAATTCGTCAGAGTCATCCTCCCCGGCGTGAGCACTAAGATCCTGCTAGTACCGGAAACGGCGGTTTCCGTCTTCGGCCAGATGGAACGAATCTTCGTCATCGACAACAACACCATCAATATGCGTCTGGTCCGCACCGGCCTTAACCGCGACGGCAAAGTTGAAATTCTCTCCGGCCTCAACCCTGGTGAACAGGTGGTGGTGCAGGCCGTAAACACCCTAAGAGACGGCCAACCGGCCAGAGTTACGCCATGA
- a CDS encoding TolC family protein, with amino-acid sequence MLTKHIQTITFLVLLIGAGPSLASAETSQIPTPPTWSAHDAVRFALANNPDSKVGRQRLIAAQAAIDLERSVQAPQVTLTSQYSQTNSPMYSFGNILNQGEFSQAIDFNDPGRTDNLSGAVQVGYRLYNGGRNKAGVQAATAQAAATQMDLSSIHAQLAFEVVKAFHSITQAEGIVQAQQAAVEAGAASLEVAKARHNAGVLLLDSVLDLEVQQSQARENLIQAEHTLALAKKNISDPDGHQQRLNQHYSGGNL; translated from the coding sequence ATGCTGACTAAGCACATACAAACAATCACTTTTCTTGTCCTCCTTATCGGGGCAGGACCCTCCCTTGCCAGCGCCGAAACCAGTCAAATACCCACGCCGCCAACCTGGAGCGCTCATGATGCCGTGCGCTTCGCCCTGGCCAACAACCCTGACAGCAAGGTGGGCAGGCAGCGGCTCATCGCCGCCCAAGCTGCCATCGACCTTGAGCGCTCGGTCCAAGCTCCACAAGTCACGCTTACCTCTCAATACAGTCAGACCAACTCGCCCATGTACTCCTTCGGCAATATCTTAAACCAGGGTGAGTTCTCTCAAGCCATCGACTTTAACGACCCAGGCCGGACCGACAATCTGAGCGGCGCCGTCCAAGTGGGGTATCGGCTGTACAATGGCGGACGGAACAAGGCCGGCGTTCAGGCCGCCACCGCCCAGGCCGCCGCCACCCAGATGGACCTCTCTTCCATCCATGCCCAACTGGCGTTTGAGGTCGTAAAGGCCTTTCACAGCATTACCCAGGCCGAAGGCATCGTCCAAGCCCAACAGGCCGCCGTCGAGGCGGGAGCCGCCTCCCTAGAAGTGGCAAAGGCCCGTCACAATGCCGGTGTCCTACTCCTCGACTCGGTGCTCGACCTTGAAGTCCAGCAATCGCAAGCCAGAGAAAACCTGATCCAGGCGGAACACACCTTAGCGCTGGCCAAAAAAAATATTTCTGACCCTGATGGGCATCAACAAAGGCTCAACCAACACTATTCCGGAGGCAACCTGTGA
- the mutY gene encoding A/G-specific adenine glycosylase produces the protein MKKVNQLQQALLSWFAANARPLPWREQYLSYQVWVSEIMLQQTQAERGVVYFKRWMAHFPDVVSLAAATEDEILKCWEGLGYYSRARNLHAAAKRVVQVHGGKLPDTLAALEALPGIGKYTARAILSIAFQQDSPVVDGNVERLFARLFAIDEPVKKAAGQSRIWGLAEALLPLGQAREWNQALMECGALVCVRGTPRCELCPVTAECESFSTGTTGARPVVEGGKKIVQVRLVAAVVVDDSGRVYVRQRPANVRWANMWEFPDLEITESAQPLKAVVGLFKKGASRSLDGFLPLTTVNHKYTRYQATVHPFLCRLRGAFSGKLQQEEQPCRWVTLEELNSLAFSSGHRQIIDYLPEFLPEQKI, from the coding sequence ATGAAGAAGGTAAATCAGTTGCAGCAGGCCTTGTTGTCTTGGTTTGCTGCCAATGCCAGGCCGCTGCCCTGGCGGGAACAATACCTTTCCTATCAGGTCTGGGTCTCTGAAATTATGCTTCAGCAGACCCAGGCTGAGCGGGGCGTGGTGTATTTCAAGCGGTGGATGGCCCATTTTCCAGATGTAGTTTCACTGGCTGCGGCGACAGAAGATGAGATTCTAAAATGTTGGGAGGGCTTAGGGTATTATTCCCGGGCCCGCAACCTTCATGCAGCGGCCAAGCGGGTCGTGCAGGTTCATGGTGGAAAACTTCCTGATACGCTTGCAGCCCTTGAGGCCTTGCCTGGGATTGGTAAATATACCGCCCGGGCAATTCTGAGCATCGCCTTTCAGCAGGATTCCCCGGTGGTTGATGGCAATGTAGAGCGCTTATTTGCCAGGTTGTTTGCCATTGACGAGCCGGTGAAGAAGGCCGCGGGTCAGTCCAGAATCTGGGGTCTTGCCGAAGCGTTGCTGCCGTTAGGCCAGGCCAGGGAGTGGAATCAGGCCTTGATGGAGTGTGGGGCGCTGGTCTGTGTCCGGGGGACTCCCCGCTGCGAATTGTGTCCGGTTACAGCGGAGTGTGAAAGTTTTTCAACAGGGACCACAGGGGCACGGCCTGTGGTCGAGGGTGGAAAGAAGATTGTCCAGGTACGCCTAGTGGCGGCAGTCGTTGTTGATGATAGTGGCAGGGTCTATGTCAGGCAGCGTCCGGCAAATGTCCGATGGGCTAATATGTGGGAGTTCCCGGATTTGGAGATAACGGAAAGCGCGCAACCGCTGAAGGCGGTGGTAGGTCTGTTTAAAAAAGGGGCCAGCCGTTCCCTGGATGGTTTCCTGCCTCTGACAACGGTTAATCACAAATACACCAGGTATCAGGCGACAGTACACCCTTTTCTCTGCCGTCTTCGCGGCGCTTTCAGCGGCAAGCTTCAGCAAGAAGAACAACCCTGCCGCTGGGTCACCTTGGAGGAACTCAACTCCTTGGCGTTTTCTTCCGGTCACCGTCAGATCATCGATTACTTGCCGGAATTTCTTCCCGAACAGAAAATCTGA
- a CDS encoding efflux RND transporter permease subunit, with protein MTNQHNAHDTSHDFAGRLASSFANSKLTIIGIIASLLLGAMAVMMLPREEEPQIIVPMIDVMVSMPGATPKEVEERVSIPMEKLLYELPGIEYIYSTSMPGQSLLVARFFVGHDMENAIVSLNQKLATNLDRIPQGVSPPLVKPHTIDDVPILALTLHSSRYDHYTLRRLAAQIDDAIKNIPHVAETKLIGGAKRQVRVLFDPMLLAARSQTVADIAPKLQQANRQNTSGSLLSQNREIILQTGLFLTSAEEIGKIVIGVHNGAPVYLRDVASISDGPAEPDTYVLYGSGKGGEEEAAVTISVAKRPGANAVHVVDSILAKIDTLKGSLIPIDIEVSITRNYGETAAEKSNELLLHMGIAVFGVTLLILMFLGWRESIIVILAIPSTLALTLLLFYLYGYTLNRITLFALIFSIGILVDDAIVVVENIVRHIRLPSNQHKPLMEVAIEAVNEVGNPTILATWAVIAAILPMAFVGGLMGPYMRPIPIGSSAAMIFSLIIAFTVTPWAAIRVLKRRLPSNGAETLDDDHDHAPSDLFTRLYHRIMDPLLAHGAWRALFFLVIIAMLGGACSMVYFGLVKVKMLPFDNKSEFQIILNMPEGSPLEKTTQAAREMAAAAGQEPEVTDYQIYAGTASPFNFNGLVRHYFLRGGPDMADIQINLLPKAERKAQSHDIAKRVRPAVAAIAEKYGASVAVAEVPPGPPVLQTLVAEIYGQTDSERVKLAEKVKGIFTSTPGVVDIDWYREEPRQKTVMTIDKEKAALHGISEAEITAAIQTAVQGQSVDLLHQPDDKEDVQIVVQLPQAQRARAEDLLNLQLRSGSSTVLVPLRELVRISQAPVDQPIYRKNLKPVIYVTGDVAGVTESPAYAIFEMNEKLAALDGRDFGGSEVMIPVYNLNQPVSETEPAIKWDGEWHITLEVFRDLGIAFCVVMILIYMLMVGWFKDYLVPLVVMAAIPFSLIGILPAHWGFGAFFTATSMIGFMAGAGIVVRNSIILVDFIELRISHGLPLAEAVVEAGAIRFRPMLLTALAVVVGASVILADPIFQGLAISLMFGEIASLLISRMAVPVLYYMLRKRKEA; from the coding sequence ATGACCAATCAACACAATGCACACGACACATCACACGACTTTGCCGGCCGCCTAGCCTCATCATTTGCCAATTCGAAGCTGACCATCATCGGCATCATTGCCTCCCTTTTGCTCGGAGCAATGGCCGTGATGATGCTCCCCCGCGAAGAAGAACCACAAATCATAGTGCCGATGATCGACGTCATGGTCTCCATGCCAGGCGCCACACCGAAAGAGGTAGAAGAACGAGTCTCCATTCCCATGGAAAAACTCCTCTACGAACTGCCGGGAATCGAATATATTTACTCCACCTCAATGCCCGGCCAAAGCCTCCTTGTTGCCCGCTTTTTTGTTGGCCACGACATGGAAAACGCCATCGTCAGCTTGAATCAGAAGCTGGCCACCAATCTTGATCGCATCCCTCAGGGCGTATCCCCCCCACTGGTCAAACCCCACACCATTGATGACGTGCCGATCCTGGCGCTCACCCTGCACAGCTCACGCTACGATCACTACACCTTGCGCCGTCTTGCTGCGCAGATAGACGATGCCATAAAAAATATTCCGCACGTTGCCGAGACCAAACTGATCGGCGGCGCCAAACGCCAGGTCCGAGTTTTGTTCGATCCCATGCTGCTCGCAGCACGTTCACAGACAGTGGCTGACATCGCCCCAAAACTACAACAGGCAAACCGCCAGAACACCTCAGGCTCCCTGCTTTCACAAAACCGCGAGATTATCCTGCAGACCGGTCTCTTCCTAACCTCGGCCGAGGAGATCGGCAAGATCGTCATCGGCGTCCACAACGGCGCCCCAGTCTACCTTCGTGACGTGGCCTCCATTAGCGATGGCCCAGCGGAACCCGACACCTATGTCCTCTACGGCTCAGGCAAAGGCGGGGAAGAAGAGGCGGCTGTCACCATCTCGGTGGCCAAACGGCCTGGGGCCAATGCCGTCCATGTGGTGGACTCTATCCTGGCCAAGATAGACACCCTCAAAGGCAGCCTGATCCCGATCGACATAGAGGTCAGCATCACCCGCAACTACGGAGAAACGGCGGCCGAGAAATCCAATGAACTGCTCCTGCACATGGGCATCGCCGTCTTCGGAGTGACCCTGCTCATCCTGATGTTTCTAGGCTGGCGCGAGTCGATCATCGTCATCCTGGCGATCCCTTCGACCCTGGCACTGACCCTGCTACTCTTCTACCTCTACGGCTACACCTTAAACCGCATCACCCTGTTCGCCCTGATCTTCTCCATCGGCATCCTGGTGGACGACGCCATCGTGGTGGTGGAAAACATCGTTCGCCACATCCGCCTGCCGTCAAACCAGCATAAGCCCCTGATGGAAGTAGCCATCGAGGCTGTCAACGAGGTGGGCAACCCAACCATCCTCGCCACCTGGGCGGTAATCGCGGCCATCCTGCCGATGGCCTTTGTCGGCGGCCTGATGGGTCCTTATATGCGGCCGATCCCTATCGGTTCTTCCGCCGCCATGATCTTTTCGCTGATCATCGCCTTCACCGTCACCCCCTGGGCCGCAATCCGGGTCCTGAAACGACGTCTGCCGTCAAACGGCGCCGAAACGCTCGACGATGATCACGATCACGCCCCGTCCGATCTCTTCACCCGCTTATACCATCGGATAATGGACCCACTCCTCGCCCATGGCGCCTGGCGCGCGCTCTTCTTCCTGGTTATCATCGCCATGCTCGGCGGAGCCTGCTCCATGGTCTATTTCGGCCTGGTAAAAGTCAAGATGCTGCCCTTTGACAACAAGAGCGAATTCCAAATCATCCTCAACATGCCCGAAGGCTCGCCCCTGGAAAAAACCACCCAGGCCGCACGGGAGATGGCGGCTGCCGCAGGTCAGGAACCCGAGGTAACAGATTACCAGATCTACGCCGGCACCGCCTCGCCCTTCAACTTCAACGGTCTGGTTCGGCACTATTTCCTGCGCGGCGGACCGGACATGGCAGACATCCAGATCAACCTACTGCCCAAGGCTGAACGGAAAGCCCAGAGTCACGACATCGCCAAACGGGTACGCCCTGCCGTGGCCGCCATCGCCGAAAAGTACGGGGCCTCTGTGGCCGTGGCTGAAGTGCCGCCCGGCCCACCTGTCCTCCAGACACTGGTAGCTGAGATCTATGGTCAAACAGACAGTGAGCGGGTCAAATTGGCCGAGAAGGTCAAGGGAATCTTTACCTCCACCCCTGGTGTGGTCGATATCGATTGGTATCGGGAAGAACCCCGCCAGAAAACGGTAATGACGATTGACAAAGAAAAAGCGGCCCTGCATGGCATCTCAGAGGCCGAGATCACCGCAGCCATCCAGACAGCGGTACAAGGGCAGTCAGTCGATCTTTTGCACCAACCAGACGACAAGGAAGATGTGCAGATCGTAGTCCAGCTGCCCCAAGCCCAGCGAGCGCGCGCTGAAGATCTCTTGAATCTCCAGCTCCGTAGCGGCAGCTCGACCGTGCTGGTACCTCTGAGAGAGTTGGTGCGGATCAGCCAAGCGCCGGTTGATCAACCGATCTACCGGAAAAATTTGAAGCCGGTCATATACGTCACCGGCGATGTGGCTGGCGTTACCGAAAGTCCGGCCTACGCCATCTTTGAAATGAACGAAAAACTTGCCGCCCTTGATGGCCGCGACTTTGGCGGGAGTGAGGTGATGATCCCCGTGTACAACCTCAATCAACCAGTAAGTGAAACCGAACCAGCGATCAAGTGGGACGGAGAGTGGCACATCACCCTTGAGGTCTTCCGTGATCTGGGGATTGCCTTCTGCGTGGTCATGATCCTAATTTATATGTTGATGGTCGGCTGGTTCAAGGATTACCTGGTGCCGCTAGTGGTAATGGCCGCCATTCCCTTTTCCCTGATCGGCATCCTGCCTGCCCACTGGGGGTTTGGGGCCTTCTTCACCGCCACCTCGATGATCGGCTTCATGGCTGGCGCCGGAATTGTGGTCCGCAACTCCATCATCCTCGTCGACTTCATCGAACTCAGGATCAGCCACGGCCTGCCGCTGGCCGAAGCAGTGGTAGAGGCTGGAGCCATCCGCTTTCGCCCCATGCTGCTGACCGCGCTGGCCGTTGTGGTTGGGGCTTCGGTAATCCTGGCCGATCCCATCTTTCAGGGGCTAGCCATCTCGCTGATGTTCGGCGAGATCGCTAGCCTTCTGATCAGCCGGATGGCGGTGCCGGTGCTTTATTATATGTTAAGGAAAAGGAAAGAAGCGTGA